From a region of the Daphnia pulicaria isolate SC F1-1A chromosome 1, SC_F0-13Bv2, whole genome shotgun sequence genome:
- the LOC124333939 gene encoding X-ray repair cross-complementing protein 6-like, which yields MEDRDALEEETYDAYNGRDAIIFLIDASVPMFKKPPVDDIDAAQTENDCPFVLAIKCAYDTLCSKIFTDPNDSVAIVLFGTKKTAPNDKYGVYTNTFLLQDLQNPDCEPITQLDDMLNKDGGMDEYMYAESNPQSISLADSLWLCSSIFSKHKSKTDKKQIFLFTNNDEPHSKFSAKQKQAERRIGDLQDGGVSIFLFPIGEEFNTTKVYQELLVSNDRGGILPVSMTTDELLLKICRKCQKKRTFASLVFNLDSNTKFGVRLYNLMRPAAQPKRVPLDKRTNEPVKSVTTKFNAETAETLLPSELIKYTTVCDEKIRLDKNDLASLKSKFPSGFTLLGFKPIGKLKMHFHLSPASFIYPDEDLVKGSRMIFGALMHRCKARGFAPLCVLKMTAAMKPRIVALLPHEEHDPNQAPLFGFHVIILPFRNDVRKFNYNELVESTTVLNDERKFVQQIWKADPNQIDAAKAVVKKLTSKVGYTPSDYLDPALRTKWNTLEGMALGRENIESVEDLVMPDLDAIDNRLGQRSTTFNDLVFPLGYQSQYVPSASKAKDPQNEAAVEEAAKNGWVDKMTVDVLKGYLSNQGIKGVSKMKKTECVEKIKLHLNQK from the exons ATGGAAGATCGTGATGCACTGGAAGAGGAAACTTACGATGCATACAATGGAAGGGATGCAATCATATTTTTGATTGACGCGTCAGTTCCTATGTTCAAAAAACCACCTGTTGATGACATAGATGCTGCACAAACTGAAAACGATTGTCCCTTCGTTTTAGCCATAAAGTGTGCTTACGATACTTTGTGCAGCAAAATTTTTACAGATCCAAATGATTCTGTTGCTATTGTACTGTTTGGGACCAAGAAAACAGCTCCCAACGACAAATATGGGGTTTATACAAACACGTTTCTCCTTCAGGACTTGCAGAATCCAGACTGTGAGCCTATCACACAGCTGGATGACATGCTCAATAAGGATGGTGGAATGGATGAGTATATGTATGCAGAAAGTAATCCTCAATCCATATCCTTGGCTGATTCTCTATGGCTGTGCAGCTCAATATTTTCAAAGCA taaatcaaagacagataaaaagcaGATTTTTCTGTTTACCAATAATGATGAACCACATTCTAAATTTTCGGCCAAACAAAAGCAAGCAGAACGACGAATTGGAGACCTACAAGACGGCGGGGTTTCAATATTCCTTTTTCCTATAGGAGAAGAGTTTAACACAACTAAAGTTT ATCAGGAATTGCTCGTATCAAATGACAGAGGCGGCATTCTTCCAGTTAGCATGACAACGGACGAActacttttgaaaatttgccgcAAATGTCAGAAGAAAAGAACTTTTGCAAGTTTGGTCTTCAATCTAGATTCGAACACAAAATTCGGAGTAAGGTTATACAACTTAATGAG ACCTGCCGCACAACCCAAACGAGTGCCATTGGATAAGAGAACAAACGAGCCAGTCAAATCAGTCACAACTAAATTCAACGCT GAAACGGCTGAGACTCTATTACCAAGTGAGCTCATCAAGTACACAACCGTGTGTGACGAGAAAATTCGTCTAGACAAAAATGATTTAGCAAGCTTGAAATCCAAATTTCCGTCTGGGTTTACACTTCTGGGATTTAAACCTATCGGGAAACTTAAAATGCATTTTCATCTTAGTCCTGCTAGTTTCATCTATCCTGACGAAGATCTAGTCAAAG GAAGTCGAATGATTTTCGGAGCCCTCATGCATCGTTGCAAAGCAAGGGGATTTGCTCCTTTGTGCGTTTTGAAAATGACAGCAGCGATGAAACCTCGTATAGTAGCTTTATTACCACATGAAGAGCACGACCCAAATCAAGCTCCGTTATTTGGTTTTCATGTGATAATATTACCTTTCCGAAACGATGTCCGCAAATTTAATTACAATGAATTGGTGGAATCTACAACCGTTCTGAACGATGAACGTAAATTTGTTCAACAAATTTGGAAAGCTGATCCCAACCAGATTGATGCGGCGAAGGCAGTTGT aaaaaagttgaCCAGTAAAGTTGGATATACTCCTTCTGATTATTTGGATCCTGCGCTGCGTACTAAATGGAATACCTTGGAAGGGATGGCCTTAGGTCGTGAAAACATCGAGAGCGTCGAAGATTTAGTTATGCCCGATCTTGACGCTATTGACAAT AGACTTGGCCAACGATCCACGACTTTCAACGATCTGGTTTTTCCTCTCGGCTACCAGTCTCAATATGTACCCTCAGCTTCAAAGGCAAAAGATCCCCAAAATGAAGCTGCCGTTGAAGAGGCAGCGAAAAACGGATGG GTGGATAAAATGACTGTTGATGTTCTTAAAGGCTATCTTTCAAATCAAGGAATAAAGGGCGtctctaaaatgaaaaaaacggaGTGTGTCGAAAAGATTAAGTTACACTTAAATCAAAAATGA
- the LOC124334973 gene encoding uncharacterized protein LOC124334973, whose product MMGDNQQPSQSFHSLLTVHYLIFYSQINMNIAVLLAFSLACAVAAPAPEPYVSTSSFDSTSRGIQFSSANAKILGQINQHNEDGSYTFGYESEDGSFRIENRDIDGYVNGKYGYVDANGQVQEFEYAAGSMNGQAIGYQARGTAIPETNRAQAFPVMYPPASASVGQKYQDYEYSSVDDDRDGFPDNIFHGSFGTRNTLPNAVRLTGTQVHTSFENPSNVVRLTAPTQTFIENTPSNNVRLTATATPNVVPVVNTVQVSQQQKPFVVRLTSPAGNPSNIVRLTSSGQTSFDRPTQAVVNRVQQQQKPSVVRLTSPVQTSVQNPSNAVRFVNPAQQVSSQQQQQIVKLSSPNRQTVIQPSRFSTGGYQVVKQNVQRQPQQFVQDAGQSVYQSPYYSSYGGQQFVSRNPVYSSGRLNSFLGGRFVVGGNNPKPITNTFAPSSTQQQAIVIDSDDIDDLNDFDDDLNDFDDDDFFSAGLSSVFSG is encoded by the exons ATGATGGGGGATAACCAACAACCATCACAGTCATTTCATTCTCTTCTGACTGTTCACTACCTGATCTTCTATTCACAAATCAACATGAATATTGCCGTG CTTTTAGCGTTCAGTTTGGCTTGTGCAGTGGCTGCTCCGGCTCCGGAACCCTACGTAAGCACGTCCTCTTTCGATTCCACTTCAAGGGGAATTCAATTTTCGTCGGCCAATGCCAAAATTCTCGGTCAGATTAATCAGCACAATGAAGACGGCTCCTACACTTTTGGTTACGAGTCTGAAGATGGATCCTTCCGCATCGAGAACAGAGACATCGACGGATATGTAAACGGCAAATACGGCTACGTCGATGCTAACGGCCAAGTCCAAGAGTTTG AATATGCTGCCGGATCGATGAACGGACAGGCCATTGGATATCAGGCTCGTGGAACGGCTATCCCTGAAACTAACCGCGCCCAGGCATTCCCAGTCATGTATCCACCTGCTTCCGCATCAGTGGGCCAGAAATACCAGGACTATGAATATTCCAGCGTTGATGACGACCGCGACGGATTCCCCGATAACATTTTCCACGGATCATTCGGCACCCGCAACACGCTACCAAACGCCGTCCGTTTGACCGGTACCCAGGTCCACACTTCGTTCGAAAATCCATCGAATGTTGTTCGCCTTACAGCTCCGACTCAAACATTCATCGAGAACACTCCATCCAACAATGTGCGCTTGACCGCTACGGCCACACCGAATGTCGTTCCTGTTGTCAACACTGTTCAAGTCTCTCAACAGCAGAAACCTTTCGTTGTCCGTTTGACTTCTCCGGCCGGAAATCCATCCAACATCGTCCGCTTGACTTCTTCTGGCCAGACATCTTTTGATAGGCCAACACAAGCAGTTGTCAACCGcgtccaacagcagcagaaacCATCTGTTGTCCGTCTAACCTCTCCGGTTCAAACGTCGGTCCAAAATCCTTCAAATGCTGTCCGTTTCGTGAATCCAGCCCAGCAGGTTtcgagccagcagcagcagcagattgtCAAGTTGTCCTCGCCGAATAGGCAGACCGTCATCCAGCCTTCTAGATTCTCCACCGGTGGTTACCAGGTGGTAAAGCAGAACGTTCAGAGGCAGCCCCAGCAGTTTGTCCAAGATGCTGGGCAATCCGTTTACCAGTCTCCGTACTACTCCAGCTACGGTGGACAACAATTCGTATCTCGTAATCCAGTTTACTCTTCCGGAAGACTGAATTCTTTCCTCGGGGGACGCTTTGTGGTTGGAGGAAACAACCCAAAGCCCATCACCAACACCTTCGCCCCGTCATCAACCCAGCAGCAAGCTATTGTCATTGACAGTGATGACATTGACGACTTGAACGACTTTGATGATGACTTGAACGATTTCGATGACGACGATTTCTTCTCTGCCGGTCTTTCGTCCGTTTTTTCCGGTTGA
- the LOC124335809 gene encoding uncharacterized protein LOC124335809 — translation MNTLILVLSLLACALASPAPYVVSRSPAVQFSRSNTEILGQINQLNDDGTYTFGYESADGSFRVENRDIDGYVNGKYGYVDANGQVQEFEYVAGSTNGEAIGFQARGTAIPVTNTRAQGFPVLSSAVSVDQKFQDYEYSSVDDDRDGFPDNLFDGSFGTRNVVKPNIVRLTGGQTYNENTSPILRAVGNPSKVSVQPSVVRLATASQTPSSVVRVVNPGRNTQKSVVRLATPSNTVRFVNPAQVSNQQQQIVRLSNTAKSVMQPARLAGGGYQVVRQRQQQPQQQFVQVAAAGQSLLRSPSSYYTSNYGGQRFVSRSPVRSSGRLNPFFGGVATTTNSNVRDNFGSLMIRDNNKLTSTSSFAPSSVQTVFIDSDDFDDLNDFDDDFDDDDSFIVGSSAFLG, via the exons ATGAATACCTTG attttagtGCTCAGTTTATTGGCCTGTGCGCTGGCCTCTCCGGCACCCTACGTTGTCTCTAGGTCGCCGGCCGTTCAATTCTCAAGATCCAACACGGAAATTCTTGGACAAATCAATCAGCTGAATGACGACGGCACCTACACTTTCGGCTACGAGTCTGCTGACGGATCCTTCCGCGTCGAGAACAGAGATATCGACGGATATGTAAACGGCAAATACGGCTACGTCGATGCTAACGGCCAAGTCCAAGAGTTTG AATATGTCGCCGGATCGACAAATGGAGAAGCGATAGGATTCCAAGCTCGTGGAACGGCTATCCCTGTAACTAATACCCGTGCTCAAGGATTCCCAGTTTTGTCATCCGCCGTCTCAGTGGACCAGAAATTCCAGGACTATGAATACTCCAGCGTTGACGACGACCGCGATGGATTCCCCGATAACCTTTTCGATGGATCGTTCGGGACCCGCAACGTTGTCAAACCAAATATCGTCCGTTTGACCGGCGGCCAGACTTACAACGAAAATACATCGCCAATTCTCCGTGCTGTGGGTAATCCTTCCAAGGTTTCCGTCCAGCCTTCCGTTGTCCGTCTGGCCACTGCGTCCCAAACGCCATCGTCCGTTGTCCGAGTCGTTAATCCTGGCCGGAACACTCAAAAGTCTGTCGTCCGCCTGGCAACACCTTCCAACACTGTCCGCTTCGTCAATCCGGCCCAGGTTTCTaaccaacaacagcagatTGTCCGTCTGTCGAACACTGCGAAGAGCGTCATGCAACCTGCTCGATTGGCCGGCGGAGGTTATCAGGTGGTCCGtcagaggcagcagcagccccagcAGCAGTTCGTccaagttgctgctgctggccagtcTCTCCTTCGCTCACCCAGCAGCTACTACACCAGCAATTACGGTGGACAACGGTTTGTTTCACGCTCTCCTGTCCGCTCTTCCGGAAGACTGAACCCCTTTTTCGGAGGcgtcgccaccaccaccaacagcaACGTAAGAGATAATTTCGGGAGCTTGATGATTAGAGACAATAACAAGCTGACGTCTACTTCCAGCTTCGCTCCGTCATCTGTCCAGACTGTCTTCATAGACAGTGATGACTTTGATGACTTGAACGACTTTGATGATGACTTTGATGACGACGATTCCTTTATTGTAGGTTCGTCGGCTTTCCTCGGTTAA
- the LOC124337265 gene encoding uncharacterized protein LOC124337265 — MENAFLLEILVPIAVFLALSVFFVMMFVKNSWWDCRKKDEKSEIASNNIQAATHHRSHGNGSSSSGESDVTFIDLPAFGACCSLQHPASDSLHAIHLHRTKKEDDPPPTYEMAMAMGYLTHEHHSCLHLV; from the exons ATGGAAAATGCTTTTCTATTAGAAATCTTGGTTCCAATAGCGGTGTTTTTAGCGTTGAGCGTCTTTTTCGTTATGATGTTCGTCAAAAACAGTTGGTGGGATTGTCGGAAGAAGGACGAGAAATCGGAAATAGCCAGCAACAACATTCAAG CGGCCACACATCACAGAAGCCATGgtaacggcagcagcagcagtggcgaGAGTGACGTGACGTTTATCGACTTGCCGGCCTTCGGCGCCTGCTGTTCGCTCCAGCATCCGGCCTCGGATTCTTTGCACGCGATTCATCTGCACAGAACCAAAAAGGAGGACGATCCTCCGCCAACCTATGAGATGGCCATGGCCATGGGTTATTTGACCCACGAACATCACTCTTGTTTGCACCTTGTTTGA